GTCGCTATCCAATAAAATATAAGGTCAATAATACCTATGAGAAATAAAAACCATATTAGATAGATTATTGCTTTACCTGTAATATCTATTCCTGTTGAAAATCCGAAGATAAATTTAATCAATAGTATTAGATCTGTCATTGTCTCTCTCCCTTATCACTAACTTCTGCTATAAGAGGGATTTGCTCTTCCAGGTTAGAAATCTCATCTTTAATCTTAATCACACCAGATATATATCCAATTTTTTCACGACTCACTCTTGCAGGGTCAAACTTGAGTTCCCATTCATCTTCTCTTAATTTACATCCTGTTAGATATGTTGACAAATCCTCAGGGATTAATATAGAAATATCGACCTTTTCATAATCACTTCTTGTCACTTTAAGAATTGACATCTTAGTCTTCTCACCCCAAAATACTTTTGGGAAATTCAGACCTGGCAGAGAAGTCTTTAAATGAATCATTTGGCTTTCAAAAGTAAAAGTTAGTGGAAAACACCTTCTATTCCAGATGTAACTGTCGGTAACTACAATAGCACTAAAACCATCACATAGAGTATTAGATATTTTTTTAGTATCTATAATGATATCTTTCTCTATTGTTGTTTCAGATGGTGTTAGGTTTTCTACCCTAATATTCTCAGAAATAACTCCATTGGGAGAAGATATTCTGCCATTTAAAATTCCTTTTCCAATGACTTCTATACTCAAGTTTACCTTCACTTCATCTCCTCTTTGGAATGGGGCTAAATTAAACTCTTTCCTTTTTATCTTAGGAACCATTCCATTAACCATCATTTTTGCATGAATCTCTATTACACATTTCTTTTTAGGGTTATCAATTGAGATAATCTTTACTACGGAAATATTCTCCCCAAGGACCATTTTATCAGGAAGAATGGTTACAGTAATTTCCTCTTTATCATCAGGTAAGATAGTAAGTTGCGACTTATCTACCTCTATCCAATCTTCTGATAGATTAATTACTCCACAGAACTTTTTATTACTTTTATTCTTTATCTCTATTTTCTTTACATATCGGGTCAGATTAATCCTGGAACATATCCCATTTTTTCCAATGAATATCTCATTTACATATTTTGGGTCAAGCCTTATCTCTCCATCTACCTCAAACCGATATAAGATTTCTCCATCTTCTAATGAAACCGCAGTCTTAAAGTTATTAACTTTATTTTTTTGCATCAGTATGGCTTGAGGAAGCCATCTACAAAAATCACCTACCAGATATGCACTTTTAGATAAATCATCCTGAAATTCAAACAGAACATCTTTAAACAGAGGAAGATTACCAAAGTTTATTCTTGTTGAATGTGCAGATTTCTTTTTAAAGTTCCTTATCTGGACACTGATTTTTCCATCAGGAGTCTGTGAAAAAGAAATCTTTTCAGAAGGCTCTTCTACTGGCATAATATTAACTTGTCTCTCATTAAATCTGGTAGAAATAAGATGCAATTTGTCATGGGCTTTTTGGAGTTTATTTAGCATTTTAGCATCCCTTCTTAGTTATAAGATACAATTGATTAAATCATCAAGTATCTTTAGCGTATCTTCTCTTTCTCTCGGACATCCCATAAGTTGATATAGACGAGCCAGATTTAGATAAGCATCACGGTAGAGAAGATTTAATTTGATAGCTTTCTGATAGTTAATTTCCGCTCTTTCATAATCCTTTTGGCAGAGATAAGTATTTCCTAAACCCAAATAGGCTTCAGCTAAATCGGAACGGATAGAGAGAGCTTTTCTGAAGTATTTTTCAGCATTATCATAGTGTTTTTGCCATGCGTAGAAAGAACCTATGCTTACATAGAGCATAGGTTCTTCGCGAGGAGATACCTTTTTACCCTCATCGAAGCATTTTAGAGCCTTTTTGTACTCACCTTGTTGTATCAGAAGATTTCCCAGACCAAGATATGCCTCCACACATTCTGGGTCAAGGCTAATGGCTTTCTGGTAATCACCTATGGCTTCTCCTATCTTTTTTAGAGAAAGATAAGCATTGCCTCTATTCAGATAATATCTTGGGTCATTGGAGTCTAAAGTAATGGCAACATTGTAACACTCCAATGCCTTTTCGTGGTATCCAAGCTGGGCAAATCCACTTCCTCTACCATTCAAATCCTCAGCAGACAGTGGTTCTGTATCACCATATAATGGAAAAGTCTTACCAGTTTGTTCTAGGTAAATTGTTTGGAGTTCATCTTGAAGTTCCACAAAATTTGGTCTCCCATCCGGCGATTTGGCAAGACAGCGTTCGATAATCCTGTTCAGTTCTGCTGGAACTTCATCTATCGCC
This genomic stretch from bacterium harbors:
- a CDS encoding tetratricopeptide repeat protein; its protein translation is MGLVFIARRKKDSKLYALKTFRGWEQEREALIKDTALFRKESLVWITLGKHRNIVQACWFDLDGHYRPFLIMEYVEGSLKGVTLEDYIKSSGKIGFLQGIRFTLETLNGLIYAQRTINKDLAIPFIHRDIKPANLLITKDGILKVTDFGLVMCHGGTPLYKAPEQEEGKGVEEKTDVYALGWVLYEMLTGHLRNREIKAIDEVPAELNRIIERCLAKSPDGRPNFVELQDELQTIYLEQTGKTFPLYGDTEPLSAEDLNGRGSGFAQLGYHEKALECYNVAITLDSNDPRYYLNRGNAYLSLKKIGEAIGDYQKAISLDPECVEAYLGLGNLLIQQGEYKKALKCFDEGKKVSPREEPMLYVSIGSFYAWQKHYDNAEKYFRKALSIRSDLAEAYLGLGNTYLCQKDYERAEINYQKAIKLNLLYRDAYLNLARLYQLMGCPREREDTLKILDDLINCIL